In Phocoena sinus isolate mPhoSin1 chromosome 10, mPhoSin1.pri, whole genome shotgun sequence, a single genomic region encodes these proteins:
- the RPL3 gene encoding 60S ribosomal protein L3 translates to MSHRKFSAPRHGSLGFLPRKRSSRHRGKVKSFPKDDSCKPVHLTAFLGYKAGMTHIVREVDRPGSKVNKKEVVEAVTIVETPPMVIVGIVGYVETPRGLRTFKTIFAEHISDECKRRFYKNWHKSKKKAFTKYCKKWQDVDGKKQLERDFSSMKKYCQVIRVIAHTQMRLLPLRQKKAHLMEIQVNGGTVAEKLDWARERLEQQVPVNQVFGQDEMIDVIGVTKGKGYKGVTSRWHTKKLPRKTHRGLRKVACIGAWHPARVAFSVARAGQKGYHHRTEINKKIYKIGQGYLIKDGKLIKNNASTDYDLSDKSINPLGGFVHYGEVTNDFVMLKGCVVGTKKRVLTLRKSLLVQTKRRALEKIDLKFIDTTSKFGHGRFQTVEEKKAFMGPLKKDRIAKEEGA, encoded by the exons ATG TCTCACAGGAAGTTCTCCGCTCCCAGGCATGGGTCCCTGGGCTTTCTGCCTCGGAAGCGCAGCAGCCGGCACCGCGGGAAGGTGAAGAGCTTCCCCAAGGATGACTCTTGCAAGCCCGTGCACCTCACAGCCTTCCTCGGCTACAAGGCTGGCATGACCCACATTGTGAGGGAGGTCGATAGGCCAGGGTCCA AGGTGAACAAGAAGGAAGTTGTGGAGGCTGTCACCATCGTGGAGACGCCGCCCATGGTCATTGTGGGCATTGTGGGCTACGTGGAAACACCTCGAGGCCTCCGGACCTTTAAGACCATCTTTGCTGAGCATATCAGTGATGAATGCAAAAGGCGCTTCTATAAGAACTG GCATAAATCTAAGAAGAAGGCCTTCACCAAATACTGCAAGAAGTGGCAGGATGTAGACGGCAAGAAGCAGCTGGAGAGGGACTTCAGCAGCATGAAGAAGTACTGCCAGGTCATCCGTGTCATTGCCCACACCCAG ATGCGCCTGCTTCCTCTACGCCAGAAGAAGGCCCACCTCATGGAGATCCAGGTGAACGGAGGCACTGTGGCCGAAAAACTGGACTGGGCCCGAGAGAGGCTAGAGCAGCAGGTCCCTGTGAACCAAGTGTTCGGGCAGGATGAGATGATTGATGTCATTGGAGTGACCAAGGGCAAAGGCTACAAAG GGGTCACCAGCCGTTGGCACACCAAGAAGCTGCCCCGTAAGACCCACCGAGGGCTGCGAAAGGTTGCCTGTATTGGGGCGTGGCATCCCGCACGGGTGGCCTTCTCTGTGGCTCGGGCTGGGCAGAAAGGCTACCATCACCGCACCGAGATCAACAAGAAG ATCTACAAGATTGGCCAGGGCTACCTCATCAAGGATGGCAAACTGATCAAGAACAATGCCTCTACTGATTACGATCTGTCTGACAAGAGCATCAACCCTCTG GGTGGCTTTGTCCACTACGGTGAAGTCACCAATGACTTTGTCATGCTCAAAGGCTGTGTGGTGGGAACCAAGAAGCGAGTGCTCACCCTTCGCAAG TCCTTGCTGGTACAGACCAAACGGCGGGCCCTGGAGAAGATTGACCTCAAGTTTATTGACACCACCTCCAAATTTGGCCATGGCCGCTTCCAGACTGTGGAGGAGAAGAAAGCATTCATG GGACCACTTAAGAAGGACCGAATTGCAAAGGAAGAAGGGGCCTAA